A genomic segment from Lentimicrobiaceae bacterium encodes:
- a CDS encoding nucleoside hydrolase, which produces MKKLLIPLLCTMLLLNISAQAQKKEKVILDTDMVEVFDDGITMMMLAKAPNIDLLGATIVVGNTWVNEGIAYAIRQLEAIGRTDIPVVPGIRQPIYPSRFETIKNERILFGIGDAYVGAAGYPEPKSWQSVYLQKYGTEPKVKPLEMKAVNFIIEQVKKNPNEITIIAIGTCVNLATAVRIAPEIVPLIKRVIYMGGSFFKPGNTTPTAEFNWWLDPEAAKMCLRTPFKEQIIVGLDVCEKMPFRKDKYEEIISITKNPELVNMFNRNFLKTLYIENPDYVHYIWDVIAGAIMIDPTLITEEVTRYVDVNSQFGFSYGQSVAFEHNQPIGTQQARIILTVDSDRLWKMVEDYCRNF; this is translated from the coding sequence ATGAAAAAACTATTAATCCCGTTATTATGCACGATGTTATTACTTAACATTAGTGCACAAGCACAAAAAAAAGAAAAAGTAATACTTGACACCGACATGGTAGAAGTATTTGACGACGGCATCACTATGATGATGTTAGCCAAAGCTCCTAATATTGATTTGTTAGGTGCGACTATCGTTGTAGGAAACACCTGGGTTAATGAAGGAATTGCTTATGCCATTCGACAATTGGAAGCAATAGGAAGAACTGATATTCCCGTTGTACCTGGCATTCGTCAACCTATTTATCCTAGCCGTTTCGAAACTATTAAAAACGAACGTATCCTATTTGGTATTGGCGACGCATATGTAGGAGCTGCAGGTTATCCCGAACCCAAATCTTGGCAATCGGTTTATCTACAAAAATACGGTACCGAACCAAAAGTAAAACCATTGGAAATGAAAGCCGTTAACTTTATTATCGAACAGGTAAAGAAAAATCCGAACGAAATAACCATTATAGCTATAGGTACATGCGTAAACTTGGCTACTGCTGTTCGTATTGCCCCCGAAATAGTTCCACTCATTAAACGAGTTATTTATATGGGCGGTTCTTTTTTCAAACCAGGTAACACCACACCTACAGCTGAGTTCAACTGGTGGTTGGATCCGGAAGCTGCAAAAATGTGCTTACGTACTCCTTTCAAAGAACAAATTATTGTTGGATTAGACGTTTGCGAAAAAATGCCATTCCGTAAGGATAAATACGAGGAAATTATTTCTATTACAAAGAATCCGGAACTTGTAAATATGTTTAACCGCAACTTCCTAAAAACTTTGTACATCGAAAACCCCGACTATGTACACTACATTTGGGACGTTATTGCAGGTGCAATTATGATTGATCCTACACTTATTACCGAAGAAGTTACTCGTTATGTAGACGTTAACTCGCAATTTGGTTTCTCGTATGGACAATCGGTTGCGTTTGAGCACAATCAACCTATTGGTACACAACAAGCACGTATAATACTTACTGTTGATAGCGATCGCTTGTGGAAAATGGTTGAAGACTACTGTAGAAACTTTTAA
- a CDS encoding TPM domain-containing protein — protein MKKNIINKINLILLLLLFGSLQAQVRYTVRDVPNVQLEDYTRYVSDPENVLDIGDIILLDERLAEFRDSLDIEAAIVVLPAIDVERYGSAKEFSTELFNTWGIGKKETNNGLLILLLTADGEREIVFETGLGTEQVLTDGLCKLIQTKKMIPYLKTGDYGEGLIVGLEEIEKVLNGTSEFLKSESSSSGIGKFLLIWLIVGLIVIGIVESARKKRVLSSEDPFVAAAKYKSLSGVGCVVAALFFASYIIYLIYKAIAKKGDMPNLNCQKCGAKGKVVLKNKPQVVQKALPNQDGMKEYHYICKACNHGHKVLVPYKYVAPATKSSGGGGSYSSWSSGSSSSSRGGSWGGGSSGGGGASTKF, from the coding sequence ATGAAAAAAAACATTATAAATAAAATTAACCTGATTCTTTTGCTATTGCTTTTCGGAAGTTTGCAAGCACAAGTACGCTACACAGTTAGAGATGTTCCTAATGTACAATTAGAAGATTATACACGATACGTAAGCGACCCTGAGAATGTATTAGATATAGGAGATATTATTCTTTTAGATGAACGTCTTGCCGAATTTCGCGATTCTCTCGATATAGAAGCCGCTATAGTAGTATTGCCGGCAATTGACGTGGAGAGATACGGCTCTGCAAAAGAGTTCTCTACCGAACTTTTCAACACCTGGGGGATAGGTAAGAAAGAAACCAACAATGGTTTGCTAATCTTACTTCTAACAGCAGATGGTGAACGCGAAATTGTTTTTGAAACCGGATTAGGTACCGAACAAGTTCTTACCGACGGTTTGTGTAAGCTCATTCAAACCAAAAAAATGATACCGTACCTAAAAACAGGTGATTACGGAGAAGGACTCATAGTTGGGCTAGAAGAGATTGAAAAAGTATTAAACGGTACTTCTGAGTTTCTAAAAAGTGAATCTTCGTCAAGTGGAATTGGTAAATTTCTCCTGATTTGGTTGATAGTTGGTTTGATTGTCATTGGTATTGTAGAGTCGGCAAGAAAAAAACGTGTATTGTCAAGTGAAGACCCATTTGTTGCAGCAGCCAAGTATAAATCGCTTTCGGGTGTAGGTTGTGTTGTTGCAGCTCTATTTTTCGCTTCATATATAATTTACTTGATATATAAGGCGATAGCAAAAAAAGGTGATATGCCTAATTTAAATTGTCAAAAATGTGGAGCTAAAGGTAAAGTTGTATTAAAAAACAAACCGCAAGTTGTACAAAAAGCCCTACCTAATCAAGACGGAATGAAAGAGTATCATTACATCTGCAAAGCGTGTAATCATGGACATAAAGTACTTGTACCGTACAAGTATGTGGCGCCAGCAACCAAATCAAGTGGCGGAGGCGGCAGTTACAGTTCATGGAGCAGTGGTAGTAGTTCAAGTAGCAGAGGTGGCTCGTGGGGCGGAGGAAGTAGCGGTGGTGGAGGGGCTAGTACAAAATTCTAG
- a CDS encoding LemA family protein, translating into MGKKVIIWFSIFILLLILVPFVWGTYNRLVKREEAVKMAWAQVENQYQRRADLIKNLVETVKGYATHEQETLTQVIEARAKATQVNIDADNLDAASLQQFNDAQGELSQALSRLLAVVENYPDLKAAENFTMLQGQLEGTENRIAFARREFNKATNKYNTYRRRFPRNVVALVFGFAKKDYFEADNSTTPDVQF; encoded by the coding sequence ATGGGTAAAAAAGTAATAATTTGGTTCTCAATTTTTATACTCCTGTTGATTTTAGTTCCATTTGTTTGGGGAACGTATAACCGTTTGGTAAAGAGAGAGGAAGCCGTTAAAATGGCATGGGCGCAGGTGGAAAATCAATATCAGAGACGTGCCGATTTAATTAAAAATTTAGTGGAAACTGTGAAAGGATATGCTACACACGAACAAGAAACACTAACGCAAGTAATTGAGGCACGTGCTAAGGCAACTCAAGTAAATATTGATGCCGATAACTTAGATGCAGCGAGTTTGCAGCAATTTAACGATGCACAAGGCGAACTATCGCAAGCACTTTCAAGATTGCTGGCTGTTGTAGAAAACTATCCCGACTTGAAAGCAGCCGAAAACTTCACTATGCTACAAGGACAACTTGAAGGTACTGAAAATCGCATCGCATTCGCACGTCGGGAATTTAACAAGGCTACTAACAAGTACAACACTTACCGACGTAGATTTCCAAGAAACGTAGTTGCATTGGTTTTCGGTTTTGCCAAAAAAGATTATTTCGAAGCAGACAATAGCACTACACCCGATGTTCAATTTTAA